The Candidatus Poribacteria bacterium nucleotide sequence GACCCTTCGTTGAAATGTCCAATTTTCTATAGACATAACACCCGTACGGGGTATAAAGAGAAAGTGTTCCTTGAAACGTCTATGTTTCAACATCCAATATCTATTAGGTAGCAACTTGGGTTATTTATAGACATAGCACTCCTACGGAGTGCGTTCGATTAAACACGCTGTTTCTATAGATATATCACCCCTACGGGGTGATGAAAATGCCTAAGCCCGTTCGTTGAAACGTTCAAAATTTATGAGTAGCAACTTGGGTTATAGATACTACCAGAATGACTTGATCAGCGATATAATGGCCGCAACAGCTGATCCGAGTGCTATCCATATAGCAGATTTTACATCTTTGTTTGATATTGATTGCTGCTGCCCCTCTAATTTCCCTTTAATCCATGCAACATCTGTTTCTACGTTTCGGAGCCCATTGTCTATACGCTTAGCGTCGTGTTTAATATCTTCTATGGATCGTTTGACCTCTGCAACGGATTGTTTGACCTCTGCGATGGCTTGCTCGTTACTACGCTTGATATCCGCCATTGCACTCAAAATCTGATCTTTGAAATCTTGATCTGACATTTTTTCTCCCTCCTCCACCTACAAGTTTAACATTAAAGCAGTAAAAAGTCAAACCCAATTTCATGATGCTGCGGATGAAACGGGTGCCAGAAACCGATCACATTCCTGAAGCACAGTCGCAACCTCGATGGTATGCATACACGGCGAAGTTCCATCAGATAACGCCTGACACCCATATTCAAATCCTAAATTCAGGCACGGACTACACGGCAGTGCCGCACAGACAATACCGGCATCACGGCTCCAAGGTCCCCACTGTGCAGCGTTTGTTGGACCGTGCAGCCCGATAACCGGTGTACCCGTCGCAGCGGCAAGATGCATCGGCCCACAGTTCCCGCTCACCACTAACACCGCATCCGAAAAAAGCGCGGCAAGTTGATTAACGTCTGTCCGTCCGGCAAGGACGACTGCCCGCTGCTGCGTCCGCGCCGCAATCGCTTCAGAGACGTGGACCTCATTCGGCGCGCCTGTCAAAACAATCTGTACGCCGTAGCGTGCAATAAGTGCATCTGCTAATGCGACATAGTATTCTTGGCGCCACCTTCTACGCGGTTCACCCCGTCTCCCCGCTTCTGGATGTAGTACCACAAACGGTACATCCAGCGAAATCTGTTCTTGAACCAAGACTTCGCGCACCCACGTCCGTGCCGCCGCGCCGCACCAGGTTTCAAGCGTAAATTCCTGTGTTGAGCATCCCAATCGCGTCGCAAGGTCCAAAAAATTTCGCACTTCGTGCCGACCTTGGACGTGTTGCACTGTCTCTGTAAAGAGAAAATGGCGATACTGCCCTTTTGTCTGAAACCCAATGCGCACTGGTGCCCCGCTAATATATGCAAGGAGCGCGCTCAACCGGGGCCAGTGCTCCAGATCGATTGCCCAATCAAACTGTTCGCGCCGCAACAACGCAAACAACCGATACATCGGCATCCGAAAAGAGAACTGTTTATCAATGTAGGGGCAGTTTGCCAAATAGTTAAGATTCGTCGCGGAAGCCAACATTGTGAGCTCCGCATCCGGGAAAGCCTGCCGTATCGCACGGATCGTCGGAACAGCCAAAATGGTATCACCCAATGCAGAGAGTTGGATGAAGAGGATTTTTTTCGGTGTATAAGACGCCGCATCGCGCCTACAAAATAGACTGAGCATACCACAAAGCGGTATGCCCAAATAACGGTCTAAGTACTGTTGAAAACGGTTGGATTGCGTCATGGTTTTCAGTTCTCAGCCGTCAGCAATCGGCTGTCAGCCGTCGGCTGACAACTGACGGCTGATGGCTACTAATTCGCATACCCATACAACTCAATCTCCGCGATCTTGGCTAACGCTGTCGTCGGACCTGTGAGATGGTACAGATACCGCCCGCGCCGTCTATTACCGTCAGGCGTCTCTACATTCTCACGCTTGAGTTTCAGGTTCTCACGCCGTTGTGCTGCATCATCTGTCGTCCGTCGCACCAATAGTTTAATACCCGTCGTCGTGACAACCTTGTTCAGACGGATGTCAATCACTCGTTCCTTATTTGTCCGTCGGTCATAGATCTTTTTCCATTCTCCGAGGGAGTCGAACGCTTGCACCTCAAAATCCTCCAGATTCGTGGAGTGGATGACGATACGATAAATTGACCGCTTCTCTGGCAGATAGATAATCGCCTCTGAGGGGATATTGAGGTCGGTTAAGGCACTGCCGGAACTCTTCTTGCGTTGAGACTGCCCAATTGTTTCAGGATTATCGTCAATAAGTGCTGGGTCACTGGCTGTTACACCCGATTGAAGTGCGTAATTCTCACTCCAACTCTGCCCGAGACTACAACCGACACATAAACCCATCAGACCCAACAGCGGCAACATGTAAATATAACGGACCTTGAATTGCGTACGCATTATTCCCTTCTCCTTCGGATTTGACTATTCATTGTCTCAATCTGCTTAACAATATCCTCTTTCGTCAACGGACGGACATTAAAATGTAATTGTCTAAAGAACGGCACGAGATCTTCACCGGCTGCTTTGCTAAAATAGTAGACCAGCACACTTGTCGGCATCAGGGACTCTAATTGTTGGTGAAGCCCATCCGCCTCCATCAATTCAAAGACCTTAATATAAAAATCGTTGCCGTATCGTTCCCATAATTCTGCCACCAGTGTGTACGCGTAGCGATATCTCCACTGTGTCAAGGGGCTGCTTTCCGTATGCCCGACCCAATTCTCCAGTTCGTTCTCACCGTTGAGATCAATGCGGATATCCGCCTTAAGGCTATCAAGTTTAGCGTGCAATCCGCCTTTGGCATACTCCGACTGAATCAGCACGGCGATGCCTTCGGAAAACCAGACGGGGATATAATAGATATTCGTGAACGCGTGTGTCAATTCATGTACCCGCACCCCGTGTTTTTCATACATCTGCATCGGAAAGTCCATCTGTATGCCGCTAATAAACTTCACATACCGTCCGTTTGAAATGCCGGAGCGATACTGGGTACTCGTAAACGCTGCGAGTCTACTGCCTCTATAGGCATCATGCAGGGTCACATGGATCTGATGCTCCGGATGAAACCCGAAGTGTTCGCTCATGGCATCGTAAAGGCTCTCCATATACCCGAGTGCGCTGAGGATGAATTCTTTCCGCTCCAGGACCTCGTCGAATTCGGGGTGGTTATGCAAATCTTCAGCGAATTTGAGCGTATAGTGGACGCTTTCACCGAAGAGTGCATCATCTGTGATGTCATCGTCATCAATCTTTGCTTTCGAGGGTTTGAGCATCAGGGAACTCGCGTTCCGCTGTTCAAGTAGCCGTTTCTCACGGCGCTGCTGTGCCTCGTTCAGCGCAGTACAGCTGTTGAAAACCAGTGCTGCGAGAAGTAGTGTCGGTATCACATACAGAAAGGTAGCAACACGGCGTAATGGACTTCTATGTTTCATGATACACCCCTCATTAGAGCGGCGCCGCCCTCGATTTATCGCCGATGCGGCGCATGGTAATATCTTGCTCAACCGTCGGGTCGGGCAGTCCTGTCTCAGCGAGCCTGCGTTCCAAAAAAGCCGACATCTCCGCTTTCAAACGCGCGACGACATCGTCGGCTTCCTCAGCGAGGTTATAGACTTCATCGGGATCCTCTTCAAGATCGTAAAGTTCCAAATCTGGCGTGTTGTAAACAGCAGGCGTACCACCGGTTTCAACAATCAATTTCCATTTTTCGGTCTGCCATCCGCGCTTTTTCATCCAGCCACACTCAGTCAGATAGACCGCCCCTGTCGTGCCATCGTGCGCGCCGCTTTCGATCGGCGTACGTAGACTTATCCCTTCCATCTTTTCACGTTCCGCCAGTGCTGTCAATCCCGCATAATCAAGAATCGTCGGCGCGATATCAGTGAGACGGACAAGGCCGCCAAGTCGCTGCGCTGCTGGGATAAGTGCCGGGCAATGAACGATCAACGGCACATGGCAGTTGGTTTCGTAAAGTCCGTGATGATCATACCAGAGTTCGTGTTCATCAAGCTCTTCACCGTGATCCGCCGTAATGATCAGCAGCGTCTCCTCAAACTGTCCAGAATCTTGTAGATACCGAAAAAGCTGCGCGAGGCATGCGTCCATATAGGCGATCGAGGCATCGTATTGTGAATTCACATACCGTCTATCTCGCCAGAGTCGTTTCTTCGCAATGTCCTCGGGATCCGCAGGGTCTGGTGTGCACATCCACTGTCGGAAATAGTCCGTGAAGGGTTCACAGGCATAAACGGCATCCATACTTCGATTGTTCGGATCGCATTCGTCGCCGGAATAAAACATCCGTTCAAAGGGAAGCGGCGGGTGATACGGTGTGTGCGGATCCCAGTAGTGGAGAAAAGCGAACCAGGGTTTATCTTGAGACTGTGCGAGGTCTAAAAGTGCCATTGCTGTCTCATTCACCGCCTCCGCTTTTCGCGCTTTCCGGTAACCGCTTTCCCATTGATAGCCTCGGTACTGACCTTCAGGAAAACCGCGCTGGAACCAACGCCCCAAATTGTCCGCGGCGACAGTGAAATAGCCCGCTGCGTTCAGCAATTCCGGCACCGTCTTAACGTCTTCTGCCAAGTTTAGTGTCCCACCTTGTGTGATGATTTGGTGAGACAAAACATCTTTGCCGGTGAACATCGTGGTATGCGCAGGGTGCGTCGGGATATGTGGACTGATACACTTCTCAAAAAGCGTTGATTTTTCTACCAGTGCATCGAGGTGTGGTGTTGTTAGATTGTAATGTCCGTAACAACTCATACTCGATGCTCGGAGTGTATCTAATGAGATAAGGATAATATTGCGCAAACTTTCTGCTCCTTTATTAGCCATTAGCCATTAGCAGTCAGCCGTCAGTACGATTTTCTCTCACTGCGAGGCATGAAAAATCTTTCAGTTATCGGTTAAGAGATGATTTGTGGCAAGGCTTTTCTCGGAGCTGCCACAGAAATCGGACTGAGTCCTGACAACTCTTTCAACGCTTTTATCAGACGGATGGATGACATGGGATTTAAAAAGGTCCGATAATCCGTATGATACTGACAGCTGATGGAAACCGATTGCTGACGGCTAATCCACTGACAACTGATGAAACACTAATCCCCCGCTGCAACATCCGCCGCCGAACTCTGCGCCGCACGGATCGCTTCACATAGGTACGTAATTCCTTCAGGAATATCATCGACATGGCAGTATGCATACGCCAGCCGGATCGACTTCACTGGGGCGTTCGCATAGTGGAAAGCACTCCCATTGCTGTAACCGACCCCTTTTTCAGATGCCAACTGTTGCAACTTCTGCATATCCGTCGTTTCGGGCAAATCTATCCAGAGGAACAATCCACCGCGTGGTCGCGTCCACGTACAGAGGTCACTCACATGCGCGTCAAGCGTATCTACCACCGCCCGACATTTCGCGCCGACAGCAGCGTTCGTCTTTACAAGATGTGCTTCAAGATGCTCTGTGAAGAATTCAGCAACAATCGCACTCGCCAACGCGCTCGTCCCGCCGTCCCAGCGGTTCTGGTGGATTTGCCCATAATACGGTTGTCTCGCCACAAAATACCCCTGCCGCACCCCTGCCCCTAAAATCTTTGAGAAAGTCGCAATGAAGATCACTCGATTTGAAGTGTCTAACTTAAACAGCGAATCCGGGGTCGGTGTTGATGTAAAGTCGATGTCGCCATAACAATCGTCTTCAACAATCAGTGTATCATATTCTTCTGCGAGTGCCAGCATCCGCTTTCGGCGTTCAAGCGAGAGGATTGCACCCGTCGGATTCTGATGGTTGGATGTCGTATAAATTAACGCGGGACGGATGTTTTTTTGCTTGAGTTCTTTCAGTTTCGATGCCAGCGCGTCCATATCCATACCGTCGGTATAGTCCATTGCCACGCCTTCGATATTTGCCTCGAAATGTCGCATGATCCCCAAAGTGCCGCTGTAAGTATATTCCTCTGTTAGCACGGTATCACCGGGGTTGATAAATGTGCCAAGTACCAATTCCAGTGCCTGCATAGAACCGGAGGTAATTGAGATATTATCTATCGGTAGCGGGATACCTTCACGCCGTTCAAAGCGCATGGATGCAAGTTCACGCAAACCGCTATAGCCCGATTCGCCTGGATAATTCACTAAATCGCCGCCCAGTTTTCGGAGTGCCTTCTCACTCGCTGCAATGAGTCCTTCTGTCGGGAACGTATACGGATCCGGACGCCCCCCTGTAAAAGCAAAATCCTTCATAATATACTCCTTCTTGTAGATAGATACCCCTTAGCATCTAATTATAACAAACTTTGGGAAAAAAATCAATGTGTTGTCAGCGGTCAGCCAGGATGATTTAGTTTTCGGTTTTTGAGTCCAATTTTGGACACCCACCAGGCCCGGTAGGTTCGGTTAGGAATGCAGGTCGCATTTGGTCGAGTACGCCGCAAAACTGCACCATAGGTGTCAATTTAGTGATTTTTCGTTCGATTCTCGTCCTATTAATTCTGAACTGTGATTTTTGTGATAAGGTCTGTGATGGGAAATAAGCTGCTGATTGTGGTGTTTAAGTTTCTACAGAGATGCCGTTCCTACGGAACTGAAGAGGTTTTTGAAGTCATCAATGTTTCCGCGCAGGAGCCGGTTCGGTTAGGAAACCGAACCTACTGGGCCTAGGGCTAAAATTGGACCAAAAACCGGAAACTGAATGGTGTTGACTGACAATCGACAACCAATTGACACCAATTCCCCAATATGTTATACTTTCGCTATCTTTATAGAATAGAACTCTACACGCATTTATTGAAATGACAGCCCAAAACCCGCGCCAATATCTCACATTTGAACCGATGCATCTCGATGATCTGAAACAGGTCTTAGCAATCGAAAACCAATGCTTTGAGCATCCGTGGAGCAAGACCTATTTCACACTGTCCCTGAAACGACCTCGTTCGTTTGAGTATTTATACGTCGCACGGCGCGAGGATACCGTCGTCGGCTACATCGTGTTTAACATCCTTCATGAAGAAGCACATATTTTGAACATCGCGGTACCACCTGCCAATCAGCGGCAAGGCATCGGCAAATATCTACTCGCTTCAGCCTTAGAAATGGCACAGTCAGATGATGGGCGCGAGGTGTTCTTGGAAGTCGCCGTCAGCAATTTACCGGCGCAGTATCTTTACCGTCAATTCGGGTTCCGCATCTGTGGCATCCGAAAAAACTACTACGGACGCTATAAAGACGCTTACGTCTTTCGCAAAGGAGCCGAAACCGATGCTACTTAACCTCTTAAGCCATACTATTGCAGCGACCCCAACTCTATCGCTCTCAACCCGCCGACAAGAAGCACGAACCGTCGGCAGAAACGGTTGGCGCGTCATTGAAGAAGAGGCACAGTGGAACCCCGCTGAAACCGCTATCATTGTTGTTGATATGTGGAACGAACACTGGTCCTGGGGTGCAACAGAACGTGTAAACGTAATGGCACCCCGGATGAACATCGTGCTTGGACGTGCAAGAGAAAACGGCGTGCAGATTATCCACGCCCCCTCTGATACCATGGATTTCTACGAGGCACACCCGGCGCGCCGTTCGGTGTTGGAATTTCCACACGCCGACCCACCCCCTGAACGCGAGATGCCCGATCCGCCACAACCCGTTGATGCCTCCGATGGCGGTTCAGATACCGGCGAAGCCGAAAGTTACAAAGCCTGGCACCGTCAGCATCCAGTCATTGAAATTGACGATACGGATGCTATCAGTGACGACGGGCAGGAGGTTTACAACCTGCTCCATCACCAAGGTGTCAAGAACCTCATCTTCATGGGCGTTCACACGAATATGTGTGTCCTTGGACGCTCTTTTGCGATTAAACAGATGGTACGCTGGGGCTTCAACGCCGTGCTTGCTCGCGATCTCACCGATGCGATGTACAACCCATTCAAACCGCCGTACGTCAGTCACGAAGAAGGGACACAGTTAATCATTGAATATATTGAGAAATTCTGGTGCCCCACAATCCTCAGCGGTGATTTAACAACTCCGAAGGTGTAGATAGCCATCAGCAGTCAGCAGTCAGCAGTCAGCAAGAATAGCCATCAGCCATCAGCAGTCAGTTAAGAGGCGTTGGATTCACCAAACACCCTCTTTACTGACGGCTGAGAGGTTTTTTCGCAGAAAAACCGCCCTGACGGCTGATAGCCATTCTCGCAGAAAAACCACCCTGACAACTGATTGCTATTCCTCAACCACAACAAGCCGCTGATTTGCTGCTATATCCGTCAAGGTCTGTACAATACCGCTCGGCCACTGGATAACAATCCGATCCACCCGCTGATGGTGTGCGAGTCCGAATTCGACATCAAGGCTGCTCTGTGAGAGGTAACTGTCTCCCGCCGTCACCTGCTGGAGCTGATGAAGATCCCCCGTACTCACTGTGACGATCGCACCGACACCGTCACGGTTGCTGATTGTGCCGACCGTGCGAATCTGGAGCCAGTGGTGTTGATGACCGCCGTCATTTCGGAGCAAAGTCGGTTTTGCATTGCTGTTGACAATGAGCAGATCCAAATCGCCATCGGCATCATAATCCGCGACGGCTACACCTCTGCCGACACCATAAGCATCGGATTCTCGGAGACCGACAGCCTGAGAAATATCCGTGAAAGTGCCGTCGCCATTGTTCTGGAGAAAGACATCCGGTTGCCCGTGTGCTTCCCATGCAGCCGGATCGATGTGTCCCGCGGCAAAAAATAGGTCCAGATCGCCGTCGTTGTCGGCATCAAAAAATGCCGTCCCCCAACACGTCTTACCCAGTCCAGATTCAAAAACGCCGCTCCGCGCGGAGACATCGGTAAAGGTGCCATCTCCGTCGTTTCTATAGAGAATGTTGTTCTCATCAAGCCAATTCGTAACGAAGAGATCTAAGTCGCCGTCGATGTCATAATCCCCCCAAGTGACCCCCATCCCGCTTCGGATGTCGCCGGTACCGCTTCTCGCCTCTGGACGGTTGGTATTCGTGAAAGTTAACTCACCGTCGTTGCGATAGAGGATATTTTGATCGGTATCATTTGCGAGATAGATATCCAGATCGCCATCAGTATCGTAATCCGCCGCAGCGACTCCGAGTGTCAGGTGAAACCCGCCGTTCACCTTCGCAGCCTCCGTAATATTGATGAAACCGCCGTCCCCTTTGTTTAAATAGAGGATGTTCGTCTGCCCGAAAAAATCGTAAGGAAAAAAGACTTCATCGCCTTGTGGCACTTTCGTATATTCAATATAATTGCCGATATAGAGGTCTAAGTACCCGTCAACATCGTAATCTCCCCATGCGATGCCAGCCCCGAAACCGTTGTGCCCAATTCCACCTGCGCCAGATGAGAAGCGTTTGAAAGTGCCGTCCCCGTTGTTGCGATAGAATATATTCGCCTTGTAATTCGTAACGTATAGGTCGGCATCAGCATCGTTATCATAATCTGCGAAGGCGCATCCCATACCCCAACCGGTGTCCCCGACCCCAGCGGCATCGGTTACATCGGTGAAAGTGCCATCCCCGTTGTTGCGATAGAGTGCGTTTTTCGGTTGCACCGCGTCCGGGTCAGGCCTCACTAATGCGGCGTTGGCGATATAAAGATCCAGCCAGCCATCATTGTCATAATCCCGCCATGCCGCACCGGAACCAACAAGTGCTGGCACCACGCGCAGATCAATACCGCCAGCATGCACAAAATGGATACCGGCTTGTTCAGTGACATCCACGAATTGGATGTCGGATGCATAACCGTTAAATATAAATGCCCAACTCAAAATTACAATAACAGTTCGTAGCCGCTGCTGCATTCGGAACCTTCTCGGTGTGTCTAAGTGTGCTTTTAATCACATATTATAGTAAATCCCATAATTATTTGCACACACGGTAACTCGTAGGGGCTGGGGGATTTAGTCTGGGAATAGACTAAATCCATTCCTTGTATTACATTCCCAGCCCCTACGAACGGGAAAAGTGTAAACATATTTTCCGATTTTACTATATAACTCAAGTTGCTACTCATTTCATTGAAAGTGATTGATTCACCGCAGGATTTTGTAGCGTGATGCACGTCGCGTCTGGGGTTTTTGCTTGGGTGTTTCTTCGCGTACGCCGCGAAACTTTTAGTTTGCGTCTCCGCACGCACAATCTAAAAGATTATGCTACAAAGCTGGCAACTTGCGTTATTATACACAAAACCACAAGTTCGTTGTATCTTAATTACAGAGCCATTCAGTTTTAAGAAATTATAGAGTTTCTCGTCCTTTTCTCAGGATCCGGTGCGGTTCCAAACCGCACCTACCGGGCCTGGGGGCCAAAATTGGACAAAGAAACCGAAAACTGAATGACTCTGTCTTAATTATGGGTTGTCAGCAAGAATAGCCGTCAGCCATCGGTTTCCATCAGCGGTCAGTAAAGCGGGGTTTAGAAAAACCTGCGGGAAACCCCCAAGCAAAAACACATCTCTTTGCTGACACCTGACAACCCATAATTTAGTTGCAATTCACCGAAAAGTATGTTAAAATACATAGGAGATATTGTTGTAGAGCCAATCGTTCAAGTTAGAGGAACTGCAAGTGGAAATGTCTGTCTTAGTACTCAATGCAAGTTACGAAGCGATCAACGTTTGCAACCTCCGGCGTGCTATGAAAATGGTTTTCAAAGGCACTGCACAGACGGAAGAAGTCTCAGATATCGAGATTAATTCGCCAAGTGCTGCAATAAAAGTACCGCATGTCATTCGTTTGGTAAGATATGTTCACGTTCCGCGGAGTGTCGTCAAATTTTCACGAAGGAACGTCCTCGTCCGCGACCAGTATACATGTCAATACTGCTACAAAGAGTTGCCGACTCTGCAGCTGACACTTGACCATGTCGTTCCGATCTCTCGCGGGGGTGAAACGACGTG carries:
- the rimI gene encoding ribosomal protein S18-alanine N-acetyltransferase gives rise to the protein MTAQNPRQYLTFEPMHLDDLKQVLAIENQCFEHPWSKTYFTLSLKRPRSFEYLYVARREDTVVGYIVFNILHEEAHILNIAVPPANQRQGIGKYLLASALEMAQSDDGREVFLEVAVSNLPAQYLYRQFGFRICGIRKNYYGRYKDAYVFRKGAETDAT
- a CDS encoding sulfatase-like hydrolase/transferase translates to MRNIILISLDTLRASSMSCYGHYNLTTPHLDALVEKSTLFEKCISPHIPTHPAHTTMFTGKDVLSHQIITQGGTLNLAEDVKTVPELLNAAGYFTVAADNLGRWFQRGFPEGQYRGYQWESGYRKARKAEAVNETAMALLDLAQSQDKPWFAFLHYWDPHTPYHPPLPFERMFYSGDECDPNNRSMDAVYACEPFTDYFRQWMCTPDPADPEDIAKKRLWRDRRYVNSQYDASIAYMDACLAQLFRYLQDSGQFEETLLIITADHGEELDEHELWYDHHGLYETNCHVPLIVHCPALIPAAQRLGGLVRLTDIAPTILDYAGLTALAEREKMEGISLRTPIESGAHDGTTGAVYLTECGWMKKRGWQTEKWKLIVETGGTPAVYNTPDLELYDLEEDPDEVYNLAEEADDVVARLKAEMSAFLERRLAETGLPDPTVEQDITMRRIGDKSRAAPL
- a CDS encoding glycosyltransferase family 9 protein; the encoded protein is MTQSNRFQQYLDRYLGIPLCGMLSLFCRRDAASYTPKKILFIQLSALGDTILAVPTIRAIRQAFPDAELTMLASATNLNYLANCPYIDKQFSFRMPMYRLFALLRREQFDWAIDLEHWPRLSALLAYISGAPVRIGFQTKGQYRHFLFTETVQHVQGRHEVRNFLDLATRLGCSTQEFTLETWCGAAARTWVREVLVQEQISLDVPFVVLHPEAGRRGEPRRRWRQEYYVALADALIARYGVQIVLTGAPNEVHVSEAIAARTQQRAVVLAGRTDVNQLAALFSDAVLVVSGNCGPMHLAAATGTPVIGLHGPTNAAQWGPWSRDAGIVCAALPCSPCLNLGFEYGCQALSDGTSPCMHTIEVATVLQECDRFLAPVSSAAS
- a CDS encoding CRTAC1 family protein, with amino-acid sequence MQQRLRTVIVILSWAFIFNGYASDIQFVDVTEQAGIHFVHAGGIDLRVVPALVGSGAAWRDYDNDGWLDLYIANAALVRPDPDAVQPKNALYRNNGDGTFTDVTDAAGVGDTGWGMGCAFADYDNDADADLYVTNYKANIFYRNNGDGTFKRFSSGAGGIGHNGFGAGIAWGDYDVDGYLDLYIGNYIEYTKVPQGDEVFFPYDFFGQTNILYLNKGDGGFINITEAAKVNGGFHLTLGVAAADYDTDGDLDIYLANDTDQNILYRNDGELTFTNTNRPEARSGTGDIRSGMGVTWGDYDIDGDLDLFVTNWLDENNILYRNDGDGTFTDVSARSGVFESGLGKTCWGTAFFDADNDGDLDLFFAAGHIDPAAWEAHGQPDVFLQNNGDGTFTDISQAVGLRESDAYGVGRGVAVADYDADGDLDLLIVNSNAKPTLLRNDGGHQHHWLQIRTVGTISNRDGVGAIVTVSTGDLHQLQQVTAGDSYLSQSSLDVEFGLAHHQRVDRIVIQWPSGIVQTLTDIAANQRLVVVEE
- a CDS encoding isochorismatase family protein, yielding MLLNLLSHTIAATPTLSLSTRRQEARTVGRNGWRVIEEEAQWNPAETAIIVVDMWNEHWSWGATERVNVMAPRMNIVLGRARENGVQIIHAPSDTMDFYEAHPARRSVLEFPHADPPPEREMPDPPQPVDASDGGSDTGEAESYKAWHRQHPVIEIDDTDAISDDGQEVYNLLHHQGVKNLIFMGVHTNMCVLGRSFAIKQMVRWGFNAVLARDLTDAMYNPFKPPYVSHEEGTQLIIEYIEKFWCPTILSGDLTTPKV
- a CDS encoding HNH endonuclease, whose product is MSVLVLNASYEAINVCNLRRAMKMVFKGTAQTEEVSDIEINSPSAAIKVPHVIRLVRYVHVPRSVVKFSRRNVLVRDQYTCQYCYKELPTLQLTLDHVVPISRGGETTWENVVTACKKCNNKKGNKMLYETRLKLARQPKTPSILTYLQLNRHFRGCHPSWRKYLYIN
- a CDS encoding PLP-dependent aminotransferase family protein — encoded protein: MKDFAFTGGRPDPYTFPTEGLIAASEKALRKLGGDLVNYPGESGYSGLRELASMRFERREGIPLPIDNISITSGSMQALELVLGTFINPGDTVLTEEYTYSGTLGIMRHFEANIEGVAMDYTDGMDMDALASKLKELKQKNIRPALIYTTSNHQNPTGAILSLERRKRMLALAEEYDTLIVEDDCYGDIDFTSTPTPDSLFKLDTSNRVIFIATFSKILGAGVRQGYFVARQPYYGQIHQNRWDGGTSALASAIVAEFFTEHLEAHLVKTNAAVGAKCRAVVDTLDAHVSDLCTWTRPRGGLFLWIDLPETTDMQKLQQLASEKGVGYSNGSAFHYANAPVKSIRLAYAYCHVDDIPEGITYLCEAIRAAQSSAADVAAGD